In Janthinobacterium rivuli, a single genomic region encodes these proteins:
- a CDS encoding alpha/beta fold hydrolase: protein MSKKIEAEEVTSRRKLLVSVAGVAAGAGLLAAGGASAAAKPAAAAANAPGKLSINSVTVKDGTVIHFKDWGTGTPVVFSHGWPLQGDAWEDQMMFLASHGYRVIAHDRRGHGLSSQPWQGNDMDTYADDLATLLDALDIKGATLVGHSTGGGEVARYIGRHGEKRVAKAVLVGAVPPQMVKSETNPGGLPMSVFDGIRAGVLADRSQFFKDLTVPFFGANRPGNKVSQGMRDTFWLQGMQCGIKNAYDCIKQFSETDFTADLKKISVPTLVVHGGDDQIVPIDASGKAAAKLIKNAKLVIYEGAPHGLPATHKDRLNEDLLAFIKS from the coding sequence ATGTCGAAGAAAATCGAAGCCGAAGAAGTCACTTCCCGCCGCAAGCTGCTCGTCAGCGTCGCCGGTGTCGCCGCCGGTGCGGGCCTGCTGGCCGCCGGTGGCGCCAGCGCCGCCGCCAAGCCTGCCGCTGCCGCCGCCAACGCGCCGGGCAAGCTCAGCATCAATAGCGTCACCGTCAAGGACGGCACCGTCATCCATTTCAAGGACTGGGGCACGGGTACGCCCGTCGTCTTCAGCCACGGCTGGCCATTGCAGGGCGACGCCTGGGAAGACCAGATGATGTTCCTGGCCAGCCACGGCTACCGCGTGATCGCGCACGACCGCCGCGGCCACGGCTTGTCCAGCCAGCCATGGCAGGGCAACGACATGGATACCTACGCCGACGACCTGGCCACCCTGCTCGACGCGCTCGACATCAAGGGCGCGACCCTGGTCGGCCATTCGACGGGCGGCGGCGAAGTTGCCCGCTATATCGGCCGCCATGGCGAAAAGCGCGTGGCCAAGGCCGTGCTGGTGGGCGCCGTGCCGCCGCAGATGGTCAAGTCGGAGACGAATCCGGGCGGCTTGCCGATGTCGGTGTTCGACGGCATCCGCGCCGGCGTGCTGGCCGACCGCTCGCAATTTTTCAAGGACCTGACGGTGCCCTTCTTCGGCGCCAACCGTCCCGGCAACAAGGTATCGCAAGGCATGCGCGACACCTTCTGGCTGCAAGGCATGCAGTGCGGCATCAAGAACGCCTACGATTGCATCAAGCAGTTTTCCGAGACGGACTTCACGGCCGACCTGAAGAAAATCTCCGTGCCGACCCTGGTGGTGCACGGCGGCGACGACCAGATCGTGCCGATCGACGCTTCCGGCAAGGCCGCGGCCAAGCTCATCAAGAACGCCAAGCTGGTCATCTATGAAGGCGCGCCGCACGGCTTGCCGGCCACCCACAAGGACCGCCTGAACGAAGACTTGCTGGCTTTTATCAAGTCCTGA
- a CDS encoding sensor histidine kinase, which translates to MASMHYFPQTQDASLAHAQRMGSMDEFAASVAHEVRQPLAAIALNADAALRWLDHDPPRLDEARAALALVASAGSHASAVLRSVHGLACKAPGSHDHFVADDAVQDLLPLLRAPLQRHAIHLETQLAPGRPLLHADPVQFRQVILNLLMNAIEALPGTSGRPRTVLLSSQLDGGVQHFSIADNGAGIAPQAAGRLYQALYSSKPDGMGMGLAICRRIVDAHGGRLWHAPGAPHGSVFHFTLPAL; encoded by the coding sequence ATGGCCAGCATGCATTATTTCCCTCAGACGCAAGACGCCAGCCTGGCGCACGCGCAGCGCATGGGCAGCATGGACGAATTTGCCGCATCGGTCGCGCACGAGGTGCGCCAGCCGCTGGCGGCCATCGCGCTCAATGCCGATGCCGCCTTGCGCTGGCTCGACCACGATCCCCCACGCCTCGACGAGGCGCGCGCGGCGCTGGCCCTGGTCGCCAGCGCCGGCAGCCATGCCAGCGCCGTGTTGCGCAGCGTGCACGGCCTGGCCTGCAAGGCGCCGGGCAGCCACGATCATTTTGTCGCTGACGACGCCGTGCAAGACCTGCTGCCGTTGCTGCGCGCGCCACTGCAACGCCACGCCATCCACCTGGAAACGCAACTGGCACCTGGCCGCCCGCTGCTGCACGCCGACCCGGTGCAATTCCGGCAAGTCATCCTGAACCTGCTGATGAACGCCATCGAAGCCCTGCCGGGCACCAGCGGCCGGCCGCGCACGGTGCTGCTGTCTTCGCAACTGGATGGGGGCGTGCAGCATTTCAGCATCGCCGACAATGGCGCCGGCATCGCGCCGCAGGCGGCCGGCCGCCTGTACCAGGCCCTGTATTCCAGCAAGCCGGACGGCATGGGCATGGGCCTGGCCATCTGCCGCCGCATCGTCGACGCGCATGGCGGCCGCCTGTGGCATGCGCCCGGCGCGCCCCACGGCAGCGTCTTCCACTTCACCCTGCCAGCGTTATGA
- a CDS encoding response regulator gives MTTPPADPPITLLIADDHPLILAGLASLIASLPGFLLLGQAGTGRAAVELYRELRPDVVLMDLNMPEMHGVEAIERICADDAQAKIVILTTYQGEDSVHRALRAGARGYLLKDSGFLQLTQCIRQVAAGRHYLPPELAAQQAGRIEANRLSKREHDILLHLSAGKSNKMIARSAGIEVGTVKFHVNNILTKLNVSSRTEAATVAARRGLLGAF, from the coding sequence ATGACCACGCCCCCGGCCGATCCGCCGATTACCCTCTTGATCGCCGACGACCACCCGCTGATCCTGGCCGGCCTGGCCTCGCTGATCGCATCCCTGCCAGGTTTCCTCCTGCTGGGCCAGGCCGGCACGGGCCGCGCCGCCGTGGAGCTGTACCGGGAGCTGCGGCCCGACGTGGTACTGATGGATTTGAACATGCCGGAAATGCATGGCGTCGAGGCGATCGAGCGCATCTGCGCGGACGACGCGCAAGCGAAGATCGTCATCCTTACCACCTACCAGGGCGAGGACAGCGTGCACCGGGCCTTGCGCGCCGGCGCGCGCGGCTACCTGCTGAAGGATTCCGGTTTCCTGCAACTGACGCAGTGCATCCGCCAGGTGGCCGCCGGCAGGCATTACCTGCCGCCGGAACTGGCGGCGCAGCAGGCCGGCCGCATCGAGGCGAACCGCCTGTCGAAACGCGAGCACGACATCCTGCTGCACCTGTCCGCGGGCAAGAGCAACAAGATGATCGCGCGCAGCGCCGGCATCGAGGTGGGCACCGTCAAATTTCACGTGAATAATATTTTGACCAAGCTCAACGTATCAAGCCGCACTGAAGCGGCCACTGTGGCCGCCCGGCGCGGCTTGCTGGGCGCGTTCTAG
- a CDS encoding XapX domain-containing protein translates to MKLYVISLAVGLLVGIIYAVLQVRSPAPPAIALIGLLGMLIGEQIVPGVKRLMAGEAITVSWLRSECVPKISGVEAKPTLAKAAAKLDDDAA, encoded by the coding sequence ATGAAGTTATATGTGATTTCGCTGGCCGTGGGCTTGCTCGTTGGCATCATCTACGCCGTCCTGCAGGTGCGCTCGCCGGCGCCGCCCGCCATTGCCCTGATCGGTCTGCTGGGCATGCTGATCGGCGAACAGATCGTCCCCGGCGTCAAGCGCCTGATGGCGGGCGAAGCCATCACGGTGTCGTGGCTGCGCAGCGAATGCGTGCCGAAGATCAGCGGCGTGGAAGCCAAGCCGACATTGGCCAAGGCCGCGGCAAAGTTGGATGATGATGCAGCGTAA
- a CDS encoding hydrolase, whose translation MTNPKLEVLTPDNCQIIFIDQQPQMAFGVQSMDRQALKNNTVGLAKAAKVFNIPTIITTVETESFSGHTYPELLDVFPGKDILERSSMNSWDDQKVRDALAANGKKKVVVSGLWTEVCNNSFALCAMLEGDYEIYMVADASGGTSKEAHDYAMQRMIQAGVVPVTWQQVLLEWQRDWAHKATYDAVMAIVREHSGAYGMGVDYAYTMVHKAPQRIHGEHATLAPVPAK comes from the coding sequence ATGACCAATCCGAAACTGGAAGTCCTTACCCCCGACAATTGCCAGATCATTTTCATCGACCAGCAGCCGCAAATGGCGTTCGGCGTGCAGTCGATGGACCGGCAAGCGCTGAAAAACAATACCGTGGGCCTGGCCAAGGCCGCCAAGGTGTTCAACATCCCCACCATCATCACGACCGTCGAAACGGAAAGCTTCTCCGGCCATACCTATCCGGAATTGCTCGACGTCTTCCCCGGCAAGGATATCCTCGAGCGCAGCTCGATGAATTCCTGGGATGACCAGAAGGTGCGCGATGCGCTGGCTGCCAACGGCAAGAAGAAAGTCGTCGTGTCGGGCCTGTGGACGGAAGTGTGCAACAACAGCTTCGCCCTGTGCGCGATGCTCGAAGGCGACTACGAAATCTATATGGTGGCCGACGCTTCCGGCGGCACGTCGAAGGAAGCGCACGACTACGCCATGCAGCGCATGATCCAGGCCGGCGTGGTGCCGGTCACCTGGCAGCAAGTGCTGCTGGAATGGCAGCGCGACTGGGCGCACAAGGCAACTTACGATGCCGTGATGGCCATCGTGCGCGAACACTCGGGCGCCTACGGCATGGGCGTCGACTACGCCTACACGATGGTGCACAAGGCGCCGCAGCGCATTCACGGCGAACACGCCACCCTGGCGCCGGTGCCGGCCAAGTAA
- a CDS encoding response regulator transcription factor has product MRSDTAPIRVLIADDHQLLLDGIATLLQSFPGVQLAGQATDGQQAVQQFDALLPDVTLMDLQMPVMSGLDAIGAIRARHPQARIIVLTTYKGDTQVLRAIRAGACGYVLKSALRHELLAAIQNVHAGRRHITPEIEAELALYACSDVLSNRELDVLKQVAQGNSNRETGALLQIKEETVKAHMSTILAKLGARDRTHAVTIALRRGILDA; this is encoded by the coding sequence ATGCGCAGCGATACGGCACCGATACGCGTCCTCATCGCCGACGACCACCAGTTGCTGCTCGACGGCATCGCCACCTTGCTGCAGTCATTTCCGGGCGTGCAACTGGCGGGCCAGGCCACCGATGGCCAGCAGGCGGTGCAGCAGTTCGACGCGCTGCTGCCCGATGTCACGCTGATGGATTTGCAGATGCCGGTCATGAGCGGCCTTGACGCGATCGGCGCCATCCGCGCGCGCCATCCGCAGGCGCGCATCATCGTGCTGACCACCTACAAGGGCGACACGCAGGTGCTGCGCGCCATCCGCGCGGGCGCGTGCGGCTATGTGCTGAAAAGCGCGCTGCGCCACGAATTGCTGGCGGCGATACAGAACGTGCACGCGGGGCGGCGCCACATCACGCCCGAGATCGAAGCGGAACTGGCCCTGTATGCGTGCAGCGACGTGCTGTCGAACCGCGAGCTGGACGTGCTCAAGCAGGTCGCGCAGGGCAATTCCAACCGCGAAACGGGCGCCCTGCTGCAGATCAAGGAAGAAACCGTCAAGGCGCACATGAGCACCATCCTGGCCAAGCTGGGCGCGAGGGACCGCACCCACGCCGTCACCATCGCGCTACGGCGCGGCATCCTCGACGCCTGA
- a CDS encoding sensor histidine kinase → MRLPVLAALCCLLLLFSPPALAIDAARGIHQLQHTSWTSRDGAPDDISVIAQGGDGFLWLGTHAGLVRFDGLRFEPLRARQGVFPDTVILALKRAADGGMWVGWQVGGISHVKDGVVRNYGEAQGVRPGSVWGFAIDATGAVWAAGVAGVSRFDGRRWQAMGPAQGYTAQKASAVFADRDGRLGVFSEQGLFIWQQGQARFAPPVGRLDLRAPPQQGPDGRLYLLELRGIRIIDSLERYDQLDHRWIYRDTSGTSGSMLVDRQGTLWFDSQFGLHRTRSAGALGPQQLGISGDTESFLPKDGLSNVLIASLCDDNEGNVWVATYAGLDRFRQAAPVILSARAGPEAPEAFRAQQLSPGTGGRMWLSKEGDTPLMLAAPDGKVLRAPALGPVTAIMAAPGGIRVGTRAGLLRLDGDDGRVLETIAYPPEAAALKRVRMAVNAPDGSLWAIFSGAGVFQYADGAWRREPALPEGGRKVPLALLADAAGRLWLSYPDGSVAVLDGGRLASYGPAQGLDLGKVPALLETGGQLLAGGQQGLALWRGGRFVPLRAAAPGVFDGAVGMLRARDGSLWLNTGNGAVRVAAAEVAQALRDPSYAMQARWYDGADGLNGKMSLLHNGSIAEADDGKIWFSRESATFWIDPRQPTPPLPAPQAEIGALMVDGQRVAVADYERLPAGTRGVQFAYNASSLGAPARLRFRYRLEGYDNVWQNADGQRQAQYTGLGPGAYRFQVMAINGDGVASAVAQLPFRVLPAFYQTWWFRSLCAAALLAAAYGVCRWRMREHAARLQARMEAQQAERERIARELHDTLLQGTQAMILHFHNASMAIAEDDPARAAMLRALDDADRMLGEGRDHVHDLRAGDDAGARWSVILQREGERLAAQHGIVFRYAQEGEARLLHARAAHEIYRIASEALRNAFRHARAQVVEVTVRYACGGIELLVRDDGQGLPPVVAANGQIPGHWGMPGMRERAAKLGARLSVGGHDGGGTQWHLRVPARRAWPLAHGPLRRWWQRWRRSGVEDAAP, encoded by the coding sequence ATGCGCTTGCCCGTCCTGGCCGCGCTGTGCTGCCTGCTGCTGTTGTTCAGCCCTCCGGCGCTGGCCATCGACGCGGCGCGCGGCATTCACCAGCTGCAGCACACCAGCTGGACGTCCAGAGATGGCGCGCCGGACGACATCAGCGTCATCGCCCAAGGCGGTGACGGCTTCCTGTGGCTGGGCACCCATGCGGGCCTGGTGCGCTTTGACGGCCTGCGTTTCGAACCCTTGCGCGCCCGCCAGGGTGTGTTTCCCGATACGGTGATTCTGGCCCTCAAGCGCGCTGCCGACGGCGGCATGTGGGTGGGCTGGCAAGTGGGCGGCATCAGCCATGTCAAGGATGGCGTGGTGCGCAATTACGGCGAGGCGCAGGGCGTGCGGCCCGGTTCCGTCTGGGGTTTCGCCATCGACGCCACAGGCGCCGTGTGGGCCGCCGGCGTGGCCGGGGTATCGCGCTTCGACGGCCGGCGCTGGCAGGCGATGGGGCCGGCGCAAGGCTACACGGCGCAAAAGGCCTCGGCCGTGTTCGCGGACCGCGACGGCAGGCTGGGTGTGTTCAGCGAACAGGGTTTATTTATCTGGCAGCAGGGCCAGGCGCGCTTCGCGCCGCCCGTGGGCCGCCTCGACTTGCGCGCTCCGCCGCAGCAGGGACCGGATGGCCGCCTGTATCTGCTGGAGCTGCGCGGCATTCGCATCATCGACTCGCTCGAGCGCTACGACCAGCTCGACCACCGCTGGATCTACCGCGATACGAGCGGCACCAGCGGCAGCATGCTGGTCGACCGCCAGGGCACCCTGTGGTTCGACAGCCAGTTCGGCCTGCACCGTACGCGCAGCGCCGGCGCGCTGGGGCCGCAGCAGCTGGGCATCAGCGGCGACACGGAATCGTTCCTGCCCAAGGATGGCTTGAGCAATGTGCTGATCGCTTCCCTGTGCGACGACAACGAAGGCAATGTCTGGGTCGCCACGTATGCGGGCCTGGACCGTTTTCGCCAGGCCGCGCCCGTGATCCTCAGCGCGCGCGCGGGGCCCGAGGCGCCCGAAGCCTTCCGCGCGCAGCAGCTGTCGCCCGGCACCGGCGGGCGCATGTGGCTGTCGAAGGAGGGCGATACGCCGCTGATGCTGGCGGCGCCCGACGGCAAGGTGCTGCGCGCGCCTGCGTTGGGTCCCGTCACCGCCATCATGGCGGCGCCGGGCGGCATCCGCGTCGGCACCCGCGCCGGCTTGCTGCGGCTCGATGGCGACGATGGCCGCGTGCTCGAGACGATTGCCTATCCGCCGGAAGCGGCCGCGTTGAAACGGGTGCGCATGGCCGTGAACGCGCCCGACGGCAGCCTGTGGGCGATTTTCAGCGGCGCCGGCGTATTTCAGTACGCGGACGGCGCATGGCGGCGAGAACCGGCCTTGCCCGAGGGCGGGCGCAAGGTGCCGCTGGCGCTGCTGGCCGATGCGGCCGGGCGCCTGTGGCTGTCCTATCCGGACGGCAGCGTGGCGGTGCTGGACGGCGGGCGCCTGGCCAGCTACGGTCCCGCACAGGGGCTGGATCTGGGCAAGGTGCCGGCGCTGCTGGAAACGGGCGGCCAGCTGCTGGCGGGCGGCCAGCAGGGCCTGGCCCTGTGGCGCGGCGGGCGCTTCGTGCCGCTGCGCGCCGCGGCGCCCGGCGTTTTCGACGGCGCGGTCGGCATGCTGCGCGCGCGCGACGGCAGCCTGTGGCTCAATACGGGCAATGGCGCCGTGCGCGTGGCCGCGGCCGAAGTGGCGCAGGCCCTGCGCGATCCGTCCTACGCCATGCAGGCGCGCTGGTACGATGGCGCCGATGGCTTGAACGGCAAAATGAGCTTGCTGCACAACGGCTCGATAGCCGAAGCGGACGATGGAAAAATCTGGTTTTCACGCGAGAGCGCGACCTTCTGGATCGACCCGCGCCAGCCGACGCCGCCGCTGCCGGCGCCGCAGGCCGAGATCGGGGCATTGATGGTCGATGGCCAGCGCGTCGCCGTCGCCGATTATGAGCGCTTGCCGGCCGGCACACGCGGCGTGCAGTTCGCCTACAACGCCAGCAGTCTGGGCGCGCCGGCCCGCCTGCGTTTCCGCTACCGGCTGGAAGGCTATGACAATGTCTGGCAGAACGCGGACGGGCAGCGCCAGGCGCAATATACGGGCCTGGGACCTGGCGCCTACCGCTTCCAGGTGATGGCCATCAATGGCGACGGCGTGGCCAGCGCGGTGGCGCAACTGCCGTTCCGCGTGTTGCCCGCCTTTTACCAGACCTGGTGGTTCCGCAGCCTGTGCGCGGCGGCGCTGCTGGCGGCCGCGTATGGCGTCTGCCGCTGGCGGATGCGCGAGCACGCCGCGCGCCTGCAGGCGCGGATGGAGGCGCAGCAGGCCGAGCGCGAACGCATCGCGCGCGAGCTGCACGATACCCTGCTGCAGGGCACGCAGGCGATGATCCTGCACTTTCACAATGCCAGCATGGCCATCGCCGAGGATGATCCCGCGCGCGCCGCCATGCTGCGCGCGCTCGACGACGCGGATCGCATGCTGGGCGAGGGGCGCGACCACGTGCACGACCTGCGCGCCGGCGACGATGCCGGCGCGCGCTGGAGCGTCATCCTGCAGCGCGAAGGCGAACGGCTGGCGGCGCAGCACGGCATCGTGTTCCGCTATGCGCAGGAAGGCGAGGCGCGCCTGCTGCATGCGCGCGCCGCGCACGAGATCTACCGCATCGCCAGCGAAGCGCTGCGCAATGCCTTCCGGCATGCGCGCGCGCAGGTGGTCGAGGTGACGGTGCGCTATGCGTGCGGCGGCATCGAACTGCTCGTGCGCGACGATGGCCAGGGCTTGCCGCCGGTGGTCGCGGCCAATGGACAGATTCCCGGACACTGGGGCATGCCCGGCATGCGCGAGCGCGCCGCGAAACTCGGTGCGCGCCTGTCCGTGGGCGGGCACGATGGCGGTGGCACGCAGTGGCACCTGCGGGTGCCGGCGCGCCGCGCCTGGCCGCTGGCGCACGGCCCGCTGCGCCGCTGGTGGCAGCGCTGGCGCCGCTCAGGCGTCGAGGATGCCGCGCCGTAG
- a CDS encoding YoaK family protein yields MDQPPHSRLFGTSLGFLAGYVDTLGFIALFGLFTAHVTGNFVLIGAALADASRVSILLKFLAFPAFIAGVAITRLMVLAVERRAGPSLTLAMLLQWALLAGFMVFGILAEPIGKDVSSMAMVAGLLGTAAMGVHSATSRLLLAHLAPTSMMTGNVTQIVIDTVDVLRGAADAATHARCGKFFWPLAAFALGAIAAAFAYLAFGFVALAVPLLLLAGLIIVQHRSGRAAVPTA; encoded by the coding sequence ATGGATCAGCCACCACACAGCCGCTTGTTCGGCACCAGCCTGGGATTTTTAGCCGGATATGTCGATACCCTGGGTTTTATTGCCCTGTTTGGCTTGTTTACAGCCCATGTCACGGGCAACTTCGTGCTGATCGGCGCCGCCCTGGCGGATGCCTCGCGCGTGTCCATCCTGCTGAAGTTTCTCGCTTTTCCCGCCTTTATCGCCGGCGTCGCCATCACACGCCTGATGGTGCTGGCCGTCGAGCGCCGCGCCGGCCCGTCGCTGACCCTGGCCATGTTGCTGCAGTGGGCCTTGCTGGCCGGCTTCATGGTGTTTGGCATCCTGGCCGAGCCGATCGGCAAGGACGTCAGTTCCATGGCCATGGTGGCAGGCTTGCTGGGCACGGCCGCCATGGGCGTGCACAGCGCCACCAGCCGGCTGCTGCTGGCGCACCTGGCGCCCACCTCCATGATGACGGGGAACGTGACGCAGATCGTCATCGATACCGTCGACGTGCTGCGCGGCGCGGCCGATGCCGCCACCCATGCGCGCTGCGGCAAGTTCTTCTGGCCGCTGGCAGCCTTCGCCCTCGGCGCCATCGCCGCCGCCTTTGCCTACCTGGCCTTCGGCTTCGTGGCGCTGGCCGTGCCCTTGCTGCTGCTCGCCGGCCTGATCATCGTGCAGCATCGCAGCGGCCGCGCGGCGGTGCCTACCGCCTGA